From the Stigmatella erecta genome, one window contains:
- a CDS encoding DUF1521 domain-containing protein has product MSTKSVGANIPNVNAWGAGLKTGLSAADAQLVKTAVATLGEFAKAAASTLDQLSKTAATGPAAPTGTPAGSQSDILDWGGSAKSLNDVFNLAVNGTPSAPAPGDSSHPSGNLQTDPKTGVVTTPGGYKIEALSQFDWKITGPDGKETKIWGDPHVAEGDGGTWDFKRDSTFVLGDGTRINVTCKPYGNGMTVTGGLDIISGNDRVQITDIDKGKGKTGPVTADGYANVNAFGNKDVFVMGKESDDWSFQGKEVIGSNNGGDSFKLGKDLAAGSPTNPTTKPANKFEQLSDLFKSLSKVFESLSKLSDVFAKRTEQSGGTQAPGRGPWLNRRQGALEKAFSQIGRMLDTALKFQNLSTGIQTNRNHFLA; this is encoded by the coding sequence CGCTGGCCTGAAGACCGGTCTGAGCGCGGCCGATGCTCAGCTGGTGAAGACCGCCGTTGCGACGCTGGGCGAGTTCGCCAAGGCCGCTGCCTCGACCCTCGACCAGCTGTCGAAGACCGCCGCCACGGGGCCTGCGGCCCCCACGGGGACCCCGGCGGGTTCCCAGTCGGACATCCTGGATTGGGGCGGCAGCGCCAAGTCCCTCAACGACGTGTTCAACCTGGCCGTCAACGGGACGCCGTCGGCTCCGGCTCCGGGTGACTCCTCCCACCCGTCGGGCAACCTGCAGACGGACCCCAAGACGGGCGTTGTCACCACCCCGGGCGGCTACAAGATCGAGGCCCTCAGCCAGTTCGACTGGAAGATCACCGGTCCGGACGGCAAGGAGACGAAGATCTGGGGCGACCCGCACGTGGCCGAGGGCGACGGCGGTACCTGGGACTTCAAGCGTGACAGCACCTTCGTGCTGGGCGACGGCACCCGCATCAACGTCACCTGCAAGCCCTACGGAAACGGCATGACGGTGACCGGCGGCCTGGACATCATCTCCGGCAACGACCGCGTGCAGATCACGGACATCGACAAGGGCAAGGGCAAGACCGGCCCCGTGACGGCCGACGGCTACGCCAACGTCAATGCCTTCGGCAACAAGGACGTGTTCGTCATGGGCAAGGAGTCCGACGACTGGTCCTTCCAGGGCAAGGAGGTCATCGGCAGCAACAACGGCGGTGATTCCTTCAAGCTCGGCAAGGATCTGGCCGCCGGCTCCCCGACCAACCCGACGACGAAGCCGGCCAACAAGTTCGAGCAGCTGTCGGACCTCTTCAAGTCGCTGTCGAAGGTGTTCGAGTCCCTGTCCAAGCTGTCCGACGTGTTCGCCAAGCGCACCGAGCAGAGCGGTGGCACGCAGGCTCCGGGCCGCGGCCCCTGGCTGAACCGCCGTCAGGGCGCGCTGGAGAAGGCCTTCTCCCAGATCGGCCGCATGCTGGACACGGCCCTGAAGTTCCAGAACCTGAGCACCGGCATCCAGACCAACCGCAACCACTTCCTGGCCTGA